From the Natrarchaeobaculum aegyptiacum genome, one window contains:
- a CDS encoding peptidylprolyl isomerase, with translation MHTSLGDVAVELYADRAPRTVDNFVGLATGDRTWTHPETGEEMAGKPLYADVLVHRVVEGFVIQTGDPTGTGRGGPGYQFHDEFHDDLRHDDEGILSMANSGPDTNGSQFFITLAPTPNLDGRYSVFGKVTDGMDVVHEIGAVDTDETDRPLEDVFLESVSVHGD, from the coding sequence TTGCACACGAGTCTGGGCGACGTCGCGGTCGAGCTATATGCCGACCGTGCCCCGCGTACGGTCGACAATTTCGTCGGCCTCGCTACCGGTGACCGGACGTGGACCCACCCCGAGACTGGCGAAGAGATGGCGGGGAAACCGCTGTACGCCGACGTCCTCGTTCACCGCGTCGTCGAGGGGTTCGTGATCCAGACCGGCGATCCAACCGGCACCGGTCGTGGCGGCCCCGGCTACCAGTTCCACGACGAGTTCCACGACGACCTGCGCCACGACGACGAGGGTATCCTGAGCATGGCCAACTCCGGGCCGGACACCAACGGCTCGCAGTTTTTCATCACGCTCGCCCCGACGCCTAACCTCGACGGTCGCTACTCCGTCTTCGGAAAAGTCACCGACGGGATGGACGTCGTCCACGAAATCGGTGCCGTCGACACCGACGAGACGGATCGACCGCTCGAGGACGTCTTCCTCGAATCGGTGTCCGTCCACGGCGACTGA